In Streptomyces longhuiensis, the following proteins share a genomic window:
- a CDS encoding ubiquitin-like protein Pup, whose translation MATKDTGGGQQKATRSTEEVEEQAQDAQASEDLKERQEKLSDDVDSVLDEIDDVLEENAEDFVRSFVQKGGE comes from the coding sequence ATGGCGACCAAGGACACCGGCGGCGGACAGCAGAAGGCGACGCGTTCCACCGAGGAGGTCGAGGAGCAGGCGCAGGACGCGCAGGCTTCCGAGGACCTCAAGGAACGCCAGGAGAAGCTGAGCGACGACGTGGACTCCGTGCTGGACGAGATCGACGACGTCCTCGAGGAGAACGCCGAGGACTTCGTGCGGAGCTTCGTTCAAAAGGGCGGCGAGTAG
- a CDS encoding MFS transporter, producing the protein MAAGYAEILKARHAARLLAGTLVGRLPNATAAIAIVLFVRAEGGTYSLAGALAAVYGVSNAVGQPLLGRLVDLRGQPRVQLPAALASALAMTVFACAGTGSPALAYAAVGAAGLFTPPLEGGLRALWPNVLPREDQVHTAYAMDAVAQEVMFTVGPLLVTVCVSLWSAQAALIVLNVVGVLGALSVVVSQPSRAWRSAPREAHWLGALRSPGLLALLGAFLFIGTALGSITVAGVSYADGHGGDVTYGWLMAALGLGALAGGSVYGARQWAGVPERRLRWLVALLALFYVPLVLMPGVVAMTALTALAGVFLAPSIACAFIIVDRHAPRGTVTEAFSWLVTTFTVGTSIGTAAAGPVVEWGGTVWGFAVPGAAGVAALLVLLATGRVLAAPRGAGRVAGSSENDRNGAVEPGFSTGHQA; encoded by the coding sequence ATGGCCGCGGGTTATGCGGAGATCCTCAAGGCGCGGCACGCGGCGCGGCTGCTGGCGGGCACCCTGGTGGGGCGCCTGCCGAACGCGACGGCCGCCATCGCGATCGTGCTGTTCGTGCGGGCCGAGGGCGGCACGTACAGCCTGGCCGGGGCGCTCGCCGCGGTGTACGGCGTCTCCAACGCGGTGGGCCAGCCGCTGCTCGGCCGGCTCGTGGACCTGCGAGGACAGCCGCGAGTGCAACTCCCGGCAGCGCTGGCCTCGGCCCTGGCCATGACCGTCTTCGCCTGCGCCGGGACCGGGTCACCGGCGCTCGCGTACGCCGCCGTGGGCGCGGCCGGCCTGTTCACCCCGCCCCTCGAGGGCGGGCTGCGCGCGCTGTGGCCGAACGTGCTGCCGCGCGAGGACCAGGTGCACACCGCGTACGCGATGGACGCCGTGGCGCAGGAAGTCATGTTCACCGTCGGGCCGTTGCTCGTCACTGTGTGCGTTTCGCTGTGGTCGGCGCAGGCCGCGCTCATCGTTCTGAACGTCGTCGGCGTGCTCGGCGCGCTGTCGGTGGTCGTGTCGCAGCCGTCGCGCGCGTGGCGCTCGGCGCCGCGCGAGGCGCACTGGCTGGGCGCCCTGCGCTCGCCCGGACTCCTCGCGCTCCTCGGGGCCTTCCTGTTCATCGGGACGGCGCTGGGCTCGATCACGGTGGCGGGCGTCTCGTACGCGGACGGACACGGCGGCGACGTGACGTACGGCTGGCTGATGGCGGCGCTCGGGCTCGGCGCGCTGGCCGGTGGCTCGGTGTACGGGGCGCGGCAGTGGGCCGGTGTCCCCGAGCGGCGGCTGCGGTGGCTGGTGGCCCTGCTGGCCCTCTTCTACGTGCCGTTGGTGCTGATGCCGGGCGTGGTGGCCATGACGGCCCTGACGGCGCTCGCGGGGGTGTTCCTCGCCCCGTCGATCGCCTGCGCGTTCATCATCGTCGACCGGCACGCGCCGCGGGGCACGGTGACGGAGGCGTTCTCGTGGCTCGTGACGACGTTCACGGTGGGTACGTCGATCGGAACCGCCGCCGCCGGACCGGTCGTCGAGTGGGGCGGCACGGTGTGGGGCTTCGCCGTTCCCGGAGCCGCGGGCGTGGCCGCTCTGCTCGTCCTCCTCGCCACCGGACGGGTCCTCGCAGCTCCCCGTGGCGCCGGGCGTGTCGCGGGCTCATCGGAAAATGATCGAAACGGTGCTGTCGAACCCGGTTTCAGTACAGGGCATCAGGCGTAA
- a CDS encoding helix-turn-helix transcriptional regulator, whose product MAIAKAERLMNLALCLLGTGRPLSKRELRGSIEAYLEANSDDSFNRMFERDKDDLRELGLVIATVENLDGEVGYLARRDSNRLPPVTLDAEEAAALGLAAKVWQQARLAGAASGALQKLRAAGLPEDVDPYEAHSALEPRIPAHEASFEPLMLACRDRRPVVFDYRKATAARPEQRHVEPWALECWRGHWYLAGWDRDRGAERVFRLSRITGKVRSRAGRFTADVPDVVTVRETVAGWAGETADRTALIRLRTGSGYPLRAKASAVRDLGDGWDELEIPYGHGLDAWLVEFGPDVVVLEPAELRAEVVDRLRAVAKG is encoded by the coding sequence ATGGCCATTGCGAAGGCCGAGCGGCTGATGAATCTGGCGCTGTGTCTGCTCGGGACGGGACGCCCGCTCAGCAAGCGTGAGCTGCGCGGTTCCATCGAGGCCTACCTGGAAGCCAATTCCGACGACAGCTTCAACCGGATGTTCGAGCGCGACAAGGACGACCTGCGCGAGCTCGGCCTGGTGATCGCGACCGTGGAGAACCTCGACGGGGAGGTCGGCTATCTCGCCCGCCGCGACAGCAACCGGCTGCCGCCCGTCACCCTCGACGCCGAGGAGGCCGCCGCGCTGGGTCTCGCCGCGAAGGTCTGGCAGCAGGCCCGTCTCGCCGGCGCCGCCAGCGGAGCCCTGCAGAAGCTGCGGGCCGCGGGACTCCCCGAGGACGTCGACCCGTACGAGGCGCACTCGGCCCTCGAACCCCGTATCCCCGCGCACGAGGCGTCCTTCGAACCCCTGATGCTGGCCTGCCGCGACCGGCGGCCCGTCGTCTTCGACTACCGCAAGGCCACCGCCGCGCGGCCCGAGCAGCGGCATGTCGAGCCGTGGGCGCTGGAGTGCTGGCGCGGCCACTGGTACCTCGCCGGCTGGGACCGCGACCGCGGCGCCGAGCGCGTCTTCCGGCTCTCCCGCATCACCGGCAAGGTCCGCTCCCGGGCCGGCCGCTTCACCGCCGACGTGCCCGACGTCGTGACCGTCCGCGAGACCGTCGCGGGCTGGGCCGGCGAGACCGCCGACCGCACGGCCCTGATCAGGCTGCGCACCGGCTCCGGCTATCCGCTGCGCGCCAAGGCCTCGGCCGTACGCGACCTCGGCGACGGCTGGGACGAGCTGGAGATTCCTTACGGACACGGGCTCGACGCCTGGCTGGTCGAGTTCGGGCCCGATGTGGTCGTGCTCGAACCCGCCGAGCTGCGGGCCGAGGTCGTCGACCGGCTGCGTGCCGTGGCCAAGGGCTGA
- the tatA gene encoding Sec-independent protein translocase subunit TatA produces the protein MFGKIGAPEIILILVVIVLLFGAKKLPDMARSLGKSARILKSEAKAMKSDGQQTAPADPPQHDGQTPAQRTIKAAPGDVTGGRPVTEPTDQTSQR, from the coding sequence ATGTTCGGAAAGATCGGCGCCCCTGAGATCATTCTGATCCTCGTCGTCATCGTCCTGCTGTTCGGCGCGAAGAAGCTTCCGGACATGGCGCGCTCGCTGGGCAAGTCGGCCCGCATCCTCAAGAGCGAGGCCAAGGCGATGAAGTCCGACGGCCAGCAGACCGCTCCGGCCGACCCGCCGCAGCACGACGGGCAGACCCCGGCGCAGCGCACGATCAAGGCCGCCCCCGGTGACGTGACAGGCGGCCGCCCGGTCACCGAGCCGACCGACCAGACTTCGCAGCGCTGA
- the prcA gene encoding proteasome subunit alpha, producing the protein MSTPFYVSPQQAMADRAEYARKGIARGRSLVVLQYADGIVFVGENPSRALHKFSEIYDRIGFAAAGKYNEYENLRIGGVRYADLRGYTYDRDDVTARGLANVYAQTLGTIFSSSAEKPYEVELVVAEVGSEPEGDQIYRLPHDGSIVDEHGSVAVGGNAEQISTYLDQRHRDGMTLAQALKLAVQALSRDTNGSEREIPAERLEVAVLDRTRPQQRKFKRIVGPQLSRLLEAGAATSAEPVESSDTESDDEE; encoded by the coding sequence GTGTCGACGCCGTTCTATGTCTCACCCCAGCAGGCCATGGCCGACCGGGCGGAGTACGCCCGCAAGGGCATCGCCCGCGGTCGCAGCCTGGTTGTGCTGCAGTATGCCGATGGCATCGTGTTCGTCGGCGAGAACCCGTCCCGCGCGCTGCACAAGTTCAGCGAGATCTACGACCGGATCGGCTTCGCCGCCGCCGGCAAGTACAACGAGTACGAGAACCTGCGGATCGGCGGTGTGCGCTACGCCGACCTGCGCGGTTACACCTACGACCGTGACGATGTGACGGCGCGTGGCCTGGCGAACGTGTACGCGCAGACGCTGGGCACGATCTTCTCGAGCAGCGCCGAGAAGCCGTACGAGGTCGAGCTGGTGGTCGCCGAGGTCGGGTCCGAGCCCGAGGGCGACCAGATCTACCGCCTTCCGCACGACGGCTCGATCGTCGACGAGCACGGCTCGGTCGCGGTCGGGGGGAACGCGGAGCAGATCAGCACCTACCTGGATCAGCGCCACCGGGACGGGATGACTCTCGCTCAGGCGCTGAAGCTGGCGGTGCAGGCGCTGTCGCGGGACACCAACGGCAGTGAGCGGGAGATCCCCGCGGAGCGGCTGGAGGTGGCGGTCCTCGACCGCACGCGCCCGCAGCAGCGGAAGTTCAAGCGCATCGTGGGGCCGCAGCTGTCGCGGCTGCTCGAGGCCGGTGCGGCGACGTCCGCCGAGCCGGTGGAGAGCAGTGACACGGAGTCCGACGACGAGGAGTGA
- a CDS encoding LacI family DNA-binding transcriptional regulator, protein MTTGSDETAPARPTSRDVARAAGVSQAAVSLVLGDKWRGRVAEATAERVRAAARDLGYRPNLAARNLRLGRTRTALLVVPALTNEFFAGVYTGAARVAAEHGFGVVLYPSPEGIGPARDPFDSARAALDGVLASSMASDAVTAIRGGGLPLVMLDSDPDDTAGTGGAATVNLDIADGMRQVTDHLLALGHRRFLHLASAVPSWTFDVRAHELADRTARVPETHVSTVRSPLTVDAARTAAQAALTTPGPRPTAIVCDDDKLATGAYKAARRLGLRIPDDLSVTGFDDLSLATAVEPELTTVRLPAELFGERGMAALLAVLDGRTPETGALPVELVVRGSTAAPAA, encoded by the coding sequence GTGACGACCGGGTCAGACGAGACGGCCCCCGCGCGTCCCACCAGCCGCGACGTCGCCCGCGCCGCCGGAGTCTCCCAGGCCGCCGTCTCCCTCGTGCTCGGCGACAAATGGCGCGGCCGCGTCGCCGAAGCCACCGCCGAACGCGTCCGCGCCGCCGCCCGCGACCTCGGCTACCGCCCCAACCTCGCCGCCCGCAATCTGCGCCTCGGCCGCACCCGCACGGCCCTCCTCGTGGTCCCCGCCCTCACCAACGAGTTCTTCGCCGGCGTCTACACCGGCGCCGCCCGCGTCGCCGCGGAACACGGCTTCGGCGTCGTGCTCTACCCCTCCCCCGAAGGCATCGGCCCCGCGCGCGACCCCTTCGACTCCGCACGCGCGGCCCTCGACGGCGTCCTCGCCTCCTCCATGGCCTCCGACGCCGTCACCGCCATCCGCGGCGGCGGACTCCCCCTCGTCATGCTCGACAGCGACCCCGACGACACGGCGGGCACCGGCGGCGCGGCCACCGTCAACCTCGACATCGCCGACGGGATGCGCCAGGTGACGGACCATCTGCTGGCCCTCGGCCACCGCCGGTTCCTGCACCTCGCCTCGGCCGTGCCCTCCTGGACCTTCGACGTGCGCGCCCACGAGCTCGCCGACCGCACGGCCCGCGTCCCCGAGACCCACGTGAGCACCGTGCGCTCGCCCCTGACGGTCGACGCCGCCCGCACCGCCGCGCAGGCCGCGCTCACCACCCCGGGACCCCGCCCCACCGCGATCGTCTGCGACGACGACAAGCTCGCCACCGGCGCCTACAAGGCCGCCCGCAGACTGGGCCTGCGCATCCCCGACGACCTCTCCGTCACCGGCTTCGACGACCTCTCGCTCGCCACCGCCGTCGAGCCCGAACTCACCACCGTCCGGCTGCCGGCGGAGCTCTTCGGCGAGCGGGGCATGGCCGCGCTCCTCGCCGTCCTGGACGGCCGCACCCCGGAAACCGGCGCGCTCCCCGTCGAGTTGGTCGTCCGCGGCTCCACGGCCGCGCCCGCGGCCTGA
- a CDS encoding phage terminase large subunit family protein, with amino-acid sequence MGGLSAVVGPVLFKAACPDCRERFELSAGALRLAIGATRRTTFYSFTCPECGAAVRKPAGERIIELLTGGGVSTLRLHQTV; translated from the coding sequence ATGGGTGGATTGTCCGCAGTGGTGGGTCCGGTGCTCTTCAAGGCCGCCTGCCCCGACTGCCGTGAGCGGTTCGAACTCTCCGCAGGAGCCCTGCGCCTGGCGATCGGTGCCACCCGCCGCACCACGTTCTACTCGTTCACCTGCCCCGAGTGCGGCGCCGCCGTACGTAAGCCGGCCGGGGAGCGGATCATCGAACTCCTCACCGGCGGAGGGGTGAGCACGCTCCGCCTCCACCAGACCGTCTAG
- a CDS encoding FKBP-type peptidyl-prolyl cis-trans isomerase gives MRRRLAALLIVPALALTATACGGDDNKKSDTDKADSASPSPKAEAAAPKPVDSASPMPEISGAIGKQAKITVPKAEPSGKFVVHTLSQGHGAVVKKDDLVSMNFTGKVWKSGKDLGSSYQQGGSPQMITAGSKSVIPAFADALVGQKEGSRVLVVAPPAAGFGSQGNQQAGVTGTDTLVFAIDVGKVTPKMATGTQASIPSNLPQIKADKPEPATISVPKNDPPKKLVDQVLIQGKGPEVKSGKTVTMQYSGAAWKINEGKPKATLFDSSWNTGQPFTTVIGAGQVIPGWDKGLVGKHVGDRVLLVIPADQAYGKQAKGDTLPANSTLVFVVDILATS, from the coding sequence GTGCGACGCCGACTTGCTGCTCTGCTCATCGTCCCGGCTCTGGCGCTGACCGCGACGGCGTGCGGGGGTGATGACAACAAGAAGAGCGACACGGACAAGGCGGACTCGGCGTCTCCCTCGCCCAAGGCCGAGGCGGCCGCGCCCAAGCCCGTCGACTCGGCTTCGCCCATGCCGGAGATCAGCGGCGCCATCGGCAAGCAGGCGAAGATCACCGTGCCGAAGGCCGAGCCGAGCGGCAAGTTCGTCGTGCACACGCTGTCGCAGGGTCACGGCGCCGTGGTCAAGAAGGACGACCTGGTGTCGATGAACTTCACCGGCAAGGTCTGGAAGAGCGGCAAGGACCTCGGCAGCTCCTACCAGCAGGGCGGCAGCCCGCAGATGATCACCGCGGGCTCGAAGTCCGTCATCCCGGCGTTCGCGGACGCCCTGGTCGGCCAGAAGGAAGGCAGCCGCGTCCTCGTCGTGGCGCCGCCCGCCGCCGGCTTCGGCAGCCAGGGCAACCAGCAGGCGGGCGTCACCGGCACCGACACGCTGGTCTTCGCGATCGACGTCGGCAAGGTCACCCCGAAGATGGCGACGGGCACGCAGGCGTCCATCCCGTCGAACCTGCCGCAGATCAAGGCCGACAAGCCGGAGCCCGCGACGATCTCCGTGCCGAAGAACGACCCGCCGAAGAAGCTGGTCGACCAGGTCCTGATCCAGGGCAAGGGCCCCGAGGTCAAGAGCGGCAAGACGGTCACCATGCAGTACAGCGGTGCCGCCTGGAAGATCAACGAGGGCAAGCCGAAGGCCACGCTCTTCGACTCCTCGTGGAACACCGGCCAGCCCTTCACCACGGTCATCGGCGCGGGCCAGGTCATCCCGGGCTGGGACAAGGGTCTCGTCGGCAAGCACGTGGGCGACCGCGTCCTGCTGGTGATCCCGGCCGACCAGGCCTACGGGAAGCAGGCCAAGGGCGACACGCTCCCGGCCAACTCGACGCTCGTGTTCGTCGTCGACATCCTGGCCACGTCCTGA
- a CDS encoding FKBP-type peptidyl-prolyl cis-trans isomerase: MSIEKPEIDFPEGQPPADLEIKEIWEGDGAVAKPGDYVKVHYVGVAFSTGEEFDASWNRGNPLEFQLGAGQVITGWDKGIQGMKVGGRRRLTIPAHLAYGDRGAGGGVIAPGETLIFVCDLVGV; the protein is encoded by the coding sequence GTGAGCATCGAGAAGCCCGAGATCGACTTCCCCGAGGGCCAGCCGCCGGCTGACCTGGAGATCAAGGAGATCTGGGAGGGTGACGGCGCCGTCGCCAAGCCCGGCGACTACGTCAAGGTCCACTACGTGGGCGTGGCCTTCTCCACCGGCGAGGAGTTCGACGCCTCCTGGAACCGCGGCAACCCGCTGGAGTTCCAGCTCGGCGCCGGCCAGGTCATCACCGGCTGGGACAAGGGCATCCAGGGCATGAAGGTCGGCGGCCGCCGCCGGCTGACGATCCCCGCCCACCTCGCCTACGGCGACCGTGGCGCCGGCGGCGGCGTGATCGCCCCCGGCGAGACGCTGATCTTCGTCTGCGACCTGGTCGGCGTCTGA
- the prcB gene encoding proteasome subunit beta translates to MEANTRSTGRLPAAFLTPGSSSFVDFLSVHQPEILPGNRALPVKGAIEAPHGTTIVSVTFPGGVVLAGDRRATMGNMIAQRDIEKVFPADEYSAVGIAGTAGLAVEMVKLFQLELEHFEKVEGAQLSLEGKANRLSTMIRSNLGMAMQGLAVVPLFAGYDVDRGKGRIFSYDVTGGRSEEHGYAATGSGSIFARGAMKKLYRDDLTEPEATTLVVQALYDAADDDSATGGPDVARRIYPIVTVITDDGFRRLTDEEGSQIARSILERRLEQPDGPRAALL, encoded by the coding sequence GTGGAAGCCAACACTCGTAGCACCGGGCGTCTACCAGCAGCCTTCCTGACGCCTGGATCCTCGTCCTTCGTGGACTTCCTGTCCGTGCATCAGCCGGAAATCCTGCCCGGGAACCGCGCGTTGCCGGTGAAGGGCGCGATCGAGGCGCCGCACGGCACGACGATCGTGTCCGTCACGTTCCCCGGCGGTGTGGTCCTCGCCGGTGACCGCCGGGCCACCATGGGCAACATGATCGCTCAGCGCGACATCGAGAAGGTCTTTCCGGCGGACGAGTACTCGGCGGTGGGTATCGCCGGTACGGCCGGTCTGGCCGTGGAGATGGTGAAGCTCTTCCAGCTGGAGCTGGAGCACTTCGAGAAGGTGGAAGGCGCCCAGCTGTCGCTGGAGGGCAAGGCGAACCGGCTCTCGACCATGATCCGGTCGAACCTCGGCATGGCCATGCAGGGCCTGGCCGTGGTGCCGCTGTTCGCGGGGTACGACGTGGACCGCGGCAAGGGCCGCATCTTCTCGTACGACGTCACGGGCGGGCGGAGCGAGGAGCACGGGTACGCGGCGACCGGCTCCGGTTCGATCTTCGCGCGTGGGGCGATGAAGAAGCTCTACCGCGACGATCTGACGGAGCCGGAGGCCACGACGCTCGTCGTGCAGGCCCTGTACGACGCGGCGGACGACGACTCGGCGACCGGTGGTCCCGACGTGGCGCGCCGGATCTACCCGATCGTCACCGTGATCACGGACGACGGGTTCCGCAGGCTCACCGACGAGGAGGGTTCGCAGATCGCCCGTTCCATCCTCGAGCGCCGGCTGGAGCAGCCCGACGGCCCGCGGGCCGCGCTTCTCTGA
- the pafA gene encoding Pup--protein ligase: MDRRIFGLENEYGVTCTFRGQRRLSPDEVARYLFRRVVSWGRSSNVFLRNGARLYLDVGSHPEYATPECDNVTELVTHDKAGERILEGLLVDAERRLHEEGIAGDVYLFKNNTDSAGNSYGCHENYLVARHGEFSRLADILIPFLVTRQLLCGAGKVLQTPRGAVYCVSQRAEHIWEGVSSATTRSRPIINTRDEPHADAERYRRLHVIVGDSNMSETTMLLKVGATDLVLRMIEAGTVMRDLTLENPIRAIREVSHDITGRRKVRLASGREASALEVQREYYEKAVDFCERRGIRTGTVEQVLELWGRVLDSIEAEDLDRIGTEIDWVMKYKLIERYRAKHNMTMSHPRVAQIDLAYHDIHRRRGLYYLLERKGQAARICNDLKIFEGKSVPPQTTRARLRGDFIRRAQEQRRDFTVDWVHLKLNDQAQRTVLCKDPFRSVDDRVEKLIAGM, from the coding sequence ATGGACCGCCGCATTTTCGGGCTGGAGAACGAGTACGGCGTCACATGTACGTTTAGGGGACAGCGCCGCCTGTCTCCTGACGAGGTGGCGCGGTACCTCTTCCGCCGTGTCGTGTCATGGGGCCGCAGCAGCAATGTCTTTCTGCGGAACGGCGCCCGCCTCTATCTCGATGTCGGGTCACATCCGGAATATGCAACTCCCGAATGTGACAACGTGACCGAGTTGGTCACGCACGACAAAGCGGGCGAGCGCATTCTGGAAGGCCTGCTCGTCGACGCCGAACGCCGCCTGCACGAGGAGGGAATCGCGGGCGACGTCTATCTCTTCAAGAACAACACGGACTCGGCGGGAAACTCCTACGGCTGCCACGAGAACTATCTGGTGGCCCGTCACGGGGAGTTCTCGCGACTCGCGGACATCCTCATTCCGTTCCTGGTCACACGGCAACTGCTGTGTGGCGCGGGCAAGGTGCTGCAGACTCCGCGCGGCGCCGTGTACTGCGTGAGCCAGCGCGCCGAGCACATCTGGGAGGGCGTGTCCTCCGCGACCACGCGTTCCCGCCCCATCATCAACACCCGCGACGAACCGCACGCGGACGCCGAGCGCTACCGGCGTCTGCACGTCATCGTCGGCGACTCGAACATGTCCGAGACGACGATGCTCCTCAAGGTGGGCGCCACCGACCTCGTGCTCCGCATGATCGAGGCCGGCACGGTCATGCGTGACCTCACACTGGAGAACCCGATCCGGGCCATCCGCGAGGTCAGCCACGACATCACCGGCCGGCGCAAGGTGCGTCTGGCCAGCGGCCGCGAGGCATCCGCCCTCGAGGTGCAGCGCGAGTACTACGAGAAGGCCGTGGACTTCTGCGAGCGCCGCGGGATCCGCACCGGCACCGTCGAGCAGGTCCTCGAACTGTGGGGCCGCGTTCTCGACTCGATCGAGGCCGAGGACCTCGACCGGATCGGCACCGAGATCGACTGGGTGATGAAGTACAAGCTCATCGAGCGGTACCGGGCCAAGCACAACATGACCATGTCGCATCCGCGGGTCGCGCAGATAGACCTCGCGTATCACGACATCCACCGCCGCAGGGGCCTCTACTACCTTCTGGAGAGGAAGGGACAGGCGGCCCGCATCTGCAACGACCTCAAGATCTTCGAGGGCAAGTCGGTGCCGCCGCAGACCACGCGCGCTCGGCTGCGGGGCGACTTCATCCGCAGGGCCCAGGAACAGCGCCGTGACTTCACGGTCGACTGGGTGCACCTGAAGCTGAACGACCAGGCGCAGCGGACGGTGCTGTGCAAGGACCCCTTCCGGTCGGTGGACGACCGGGTGGAGAAGCTGATCGCTGGAATGTAG
- a CDS encoding helix-turn-helix transcriptional regulator, which yields MATNAIDQTRRMLSLVTYLRERPGARVEDVARAFGITEDELISDLDILPLCGTSFRGGDLLDIDTDGDRIWWHNPDDVAAPLRLAADEATALLVAARAVSTLPGLRESDRLALLRATAKLEAAAGEAAGASARLSVTFESEGGVFADVDRAISERRRLWIRYYSPARDELTEREIDPIRLVSVGHTYVEAWCRRSEARRTFRLDRVAEIRILDEPSAPPEIELRDLSEGLVQPAAEDPEVVVEVGPGGRWVAEYYPHDSAEELADGGLRITLRTPDPSSLRRLALRLGRDGRIVSPLGLAESARQAAGEALAAYDGQG from the coding sequence ATGGCCACGAACGCCATCGACCAGACCCGGCGGATGCTGTCCCTCGTGACGTATCTGCGGGAGCGCCCCGGAGCACGCGTCGAGGATGTCGCCCGCGCCTTCGGGATCACCGAGGACGAGCTGATCTCGGACCTCGACATCCTGCCGCTGTGCGGGACGAGCTTCCGTGGGGGCGACCTCCTCGACATCGACACGGACGGCGACCGCATCTGGTGGCACAACCCGGACGACGTCGCCGCGCCGCTGCGGCTCGCCGCCGACGAGGCGACGGCGCTGCTCGTCGCCGCGCGCGCCGTGTCCACACTGCCCGGCCTCAGGGAGAGCGACCGGCTCGCGCTCCTTCGGGCCACCGCCAAGCTGGAGGCCGCGGCGGGCGAGGCGGCCGGGGCGAGCGCCCGGCTCTCGGTGACCTTCGAGTCCGAGGGCGGCGTCTTCGCCGACGTCGACCGGGCGATCTCGGAGCGGCGCCGGCTGTGGATCCGCTACTACTCCCCGGCCCGCGACGAGCTCACCGAGCGGGAGATCGACCCCATCCGCCTGGTGAGCGTCGGCCACACCTACGTGGAGGCCTGGTGCCGGCGCTCCGAGGCGCGGCGCACCTTCCGCCTCGACCGGGTCGCCGAGATCCGGATCCTGGACGAGCCGTCCGCGCCGCCGGAGATCGAACTGCGGGACCTGTCCGAGGGGCTCGTGCAGCCCGCGGCCGAGGACCCGGAGGTCGTGGTCGAGGTCGGTCCCGGCGGACGCTGGGTCGCGGAGTACTACCCGCACGACAGCGCCGAGGAGTTGGCGGACGGCGGCCTGCGGATCACGCTGCGCACGCCGGACCCGTCGTCGCTGAGGCGGCTCGCGCTCCGGCTCGGCCGCGACGGGCGCATCGTCTCGCCGCTCGGGCTCGCCGAGAGTGCGCGGCAGGCCGCCGGGGAGGCGCTGGCCGCGTACGACGGGCAGGGGTAG